One genomic segment of Erythrobacter sp. THAF29 includes these proteins:
- the gltX gene encoding glutamate--tRNA ligase: MASETDKGSGEVVTRFAPSPTGFLHIGGARTALFNWLYARHHGGKALLRIEDTDKKRSTQEAIDAILDGLDWLGLDYDQEPVFQSRRADRHAEVARKLLEAGHAYKCFATPEELEAMRAEQRANKQPMRYDGRWRDRDPSEAPEGAPYTVRIKTPQEGEATIHDDVQGAVSVKNEEIDDYIILRADGSPTYMLAVVVDDHDMGVTHVIRGDDHLNNAFRQLPIYRAMDEIEGDWPAPVYAHVPLIHGSDGAKMSKRHGSLGVEAYRDEHGILPEALFNYLLRLGWGHGDREEISREEAIELFDLSGVGKSPSRFDMKKLENLNGHYIREADDARLADLVAPHIEGDVDKALLVKAMPVLKTRAKNIHEIAEGAGFLFAKRPLSMTEKAAKLLDDEGRARLSSISEALKREKNWTIEALEATTKSLAEELGLGLGKLAQPMRAALTGTTTSPGIFDVLVLLGREEALARLDAQAA; the protein is encoded by the coding sequence ATGGCAAGCGAAACCGACAAAGGCAGTGGCGAGGTAGTCACCCGCTTTGCGCCTTCGCCCACCGGCTTCCTCCATATTGGCGGCGCACGCACCGCCTTGTTCAACTGGCTCTATGCCCGCCACCACGGCGGCAAGGCGCTTTTGCGCATCGAGGATACAGACAAGAAGCGTTCCACCCAGGAAGCGATCGACGCAATCCTTGATGGCCTTGACTGGCTTGGACTCGATTACGATCAAGAACCGGTGTTCCAGTCGCGACGCGCTGATCGTCATGCCGAGGTAGCCCGCAAGCTGCTTGAGGCGGGTCACGCGTACAAGTGCTTTGCCACGCCCGAAGAGCTCGAAGCCATGCGGGCCGAGCAACGCGCCAACAAGCAGCCCATGCGCTATGACGGCCGCTGGCGCGACCGCGATCCTTCCGAAGCTCCCGAAGGAGCACCCTACACAGTCCGGATCAAGACGCCCCAAGAGGGCGAGGCGACGATCCATGACGACGTGCAGGGCGCGGTTTCGGTCAAGAACGAGGAAATCGACGACTACATCATCCTACGCGCGGATGGCTCGCCTACTTACATGCTGGCTGTCGTGGTCGACGATCACGATATGGGCGTGACGCATGTAATCCGCGGCGACGATCACCTTAACAATGCGTTCCGCCAGCTTCCGATCTACCGCGCGATGGACGAGATAGAGGGCGATTGGCCGGCGCCAGTCTATGCCCACGTTCCGCTGATCCACGGTTCCGATGGAGCAAAGATGTCGAAGCGGCATGGCTCACTGGGCGTTGAAGCCTATCGTGATGAGCACGGCATCCTTCCCGAAGCGTTGTTCAACTACCTGCTTCGGCTGGGTTGGGGCCACGGTGACCGCGAAGAGATCAGCCGCGAGGAAGCGATCGAGTTGTTCGACCTGTCGGGCGTCGGCAAAAGCCCCTCCCGCTTCGACATGAAAAAGCTCGAAAACCTCAACGGCCACTACATCCGCGAGGCCGACGATGCGCGGCTCGCAGACCTTGTGGCTCCGCATATCGAAGGCGACGTCGACAAAGCGCTTCTGGTAAAGGCGATGCCAGTGCTAAAAACGCGCGCAAAGAACATTCACGAAATCGCTGAAGGCGCGGGTTTTTTATTCGCCAAGCGACCACTCTCGATGACCGAAAAAGCTGCCAAGCTGCTCGACGATGAAGGTCGGGCGCGCCTGTCCTCCATTTCGGAGGCGTTGAAGCGCGAAAAAAACTGGACAATCGAGGCTCTCGAAGCCACTACGAAATCGCTCGCAGAGGAACTGGGATTGGGCCTCGGCAAGCTGGCGCAGCCGATGCGCGCTGCACTCACCGGGACGACGACCTCGCCCGGGATTTTCGACGTTCTGGTCCTTCTGGGACGGGAAGAAGCCCTCGCCCGGCTCGACGCACAGGCTGCGTGA
- a CDS encoding citrate synthase, whose translation MSDQNAKLELGGETYEFPVLQGSTGPDVVDIRKLYGQTGAFTFDPGYKSTASCESALTYIDGNEGVLLHRGYPIGQLAEHSSFMEVSYLLLNGELPTKDELDDFTYTITRHTMLHDQMRQFYQGFRRDAHPMAIMCGVVGALSAFYHDSTDISDPEHRKISSHRLIAKMPTIAANAYKYSIGQPMMQPDNSLSYTGNFLRMTFGVPAEEYEVIPAVERAMDRIFILHADHEQNASTSTVRLAGSSGANPFACISAGIACLWGPAHGGANEAALNMLREIGTPDKIPHYIERAKDKNDPFRLMGFGHRVYKNYDPRATVMQKTVREVFEALNVKDPVFETALQLEEIALNDDYFKEKKLFPNVDFYSGIILSAIGFPTTMFTALFALARTVGWVAQWNEMISDPGQVIGRPRQLYTGPTQRDYVPLSDR comes from the coding sequence TTGTCAGATCAAAACGCCAAACTCGAACTGGGCGGCGAAACCTACGAATTTCCCGTGCTCCAGGGCAGCACCGGGCCGGATGTCGTCGATATCCGCAAGCTCTACGGCCAGACCGGCGCGTTCACCTTCGATCCCGGATACAAGTCGACCGCGAGCTGTGAAAGTGCGCTCACTTATATCGACGGAAATGAGGGCGTGCTCCTGCATCGCGGCTACCCGATCGGCCAGCTGGCCGAGCATTCAAGTTTCATGGAAGTAAGCTACTTGCTTTTGAACGGCGAACTCCCGACCAAGGATGAGCTCGACGATTTCACTTACACGATCACGCGGCATACCATGCTGCATGACCAGATGCGTCAGTTCTATCAGGGTTTCCGCCGTGATGCGCACCCGATGGCGATCATGTGCGGCGTCGTAGGTGCGCTCTCGGCGTTTTATCACGACAGCACCGACATCTCGGACCCCGAACACCGCAAGATCAGCTCGCACCGCCTGATTGCCAAAATGCCGACCATCGCGGCGAATGCGTATAAATATTCGATCGGCCAGCCCATGATGCAGCCGGACAATTCGCTGAGCTACACCGGCAATTTCTTGCGCATGACCTTTGGCGTCCCGGCCGAGGAATACGAGGTAATTCCCGCTGTCGAAAGGGCGATGGATCGGATTTTCATCCTCCATGCCGACCACGAACAGAATGCCTCGACATCGACCGTGCGTCTCGCCGGTTCTTCGGGTGCAAACCCGTTTGCGTGTATCTCGGCAGGTATTGCGTGTCTGTGGGGCCCCGCGCATGGCGGCGCGAACGAAGCGGCACTCAACATGCTCCGCGAGATCGGCACCCCTGACAAGATCCCGCACTATATCGAGCGCGCGAAGGACAAGAACGATCCGTTCCGCCTGATGGGCTTTGGACACCGCGTATACAAGAACTACGATCCACGTGCGACGGTCATGCAGAAGACCGTGCGCGAAGTATTCGAGGCACTCAACGTCAAAGACCCTGTGTTCGAGACCGCGCTTCAGCTTGAGGAAATCGCTCTCAATGACGATTACTTCAAAGAGAAGAAGCTTTTCCCGAACGTCGATTTCTACTCGGGCATCATCCTCTCCGCGATCGGCTTCCCGACGACGATGTTCACGGCGCTCTTCGCCCTCGCCCGTACCGTGGGCTGGGTTGCGCAATGGAACGAGATGATTTCCGATCCAGGCCAGGTCATCGGCCGTCCGCGCCAGCTCTACACCGGTCCGACGCAGCGCGACTACGTGCCGCTCAGCGACCGCTAA
- a CDS encoding HAMP domain-containing sensor histidine kinase — protein sequence MAERETLLAARGLTDEQDRLLTVDGPLADLQESCGGMIPGTLAVPELLNLVQQAREMGLRIAREFSAFDGLETVSGFARIRPLDEAEGGGCEVVIENWQRIPAKPTSTREMAERLDAIDRAAAEVTARLDASQRVQLLIGEGGDTGELQALVRDEPGKPWSDYVSLRGVAHRQPLHWRLLDGVECEIPGSERIWRVRLLPLGGDTGEPRGFEMLLVADSPLEMSETEADSTADHSRLIGSALTPVLRQPIARVIANAETIRAKLAGPLRTEYSDYAGNIAAAGQHLAGMLDDLADLEVVEAPGFSTAKDKVDLVDVARRAAGILGVRAQDRSIKLDIPDEGGHALASAEFRRVLQILINLIGNAIAYSPEGSAVTIATGKSGSGMVQISVTDEGPGVSEEQAAKIFDKFERLGRDGDDGNDTGSGLGLYISRKLALAMDGDLTLESPADGTKALGARFTLSLPAFE from the coding sequence ATGGCGGAGCGCGAAACTCTCCTTGCAGCGCGGGGTTTGACCGATGAGCAGGATCGGTTGCTGACTGTCGATGGTCCGCTGGCCGACCTCCAAGAGAGTTGCGGCGGTATGATCCCAGGGACTCTAGCTGTGCCCGAATTGCTTAACCTCGTTCAGCAAGCGCGCGAAATGGGCCTGCGCATAGCTCGCGAGTTCAGTGCCTTCGATGGTTTGGAAACTGTATCTGGGTTTGCCCGTATTCGGCCGCTCGATGAAGCAGAGGGCGGCGGCTGTGAAGTTGTGATCGAAAACTGGCAGCGGATACCGGCAAAACCAACTTCGACGCGCGAAATGGCGGAGAGGCTCGACGCGATCGACCGCGCCGCAGCAGAGGTCACAGCGCGCCTCGACGCATCGCAGCGCGTCCAGTTGTTGATCGGGGAGGGCGGCGACACCGGTGAATTGCAGGCTCTGGTAAGGGATGAGCCGGGCAAGCCCTGGTCGGACTATGTTTCCTTGCGCGGGGTCGCTCACCGCCAACCGCTGCATTGGCGCTTGCTGGACGGAGTAGAGTGCGAGATTCCCGGATCGGAGCGTATCTGGCGCGTTCGCCTGTTGCCGCTGGGTGGGGACACCGGCGAGCCGCGTGGTTTCGAGATGCTCCTGGTTGCCGACAGCCCGCTCGAGATGAGCGAGACCGAGGCTGATTCCACCGCAGATCATTCACGCCTGATTGGCAGTGCGCTGACGCCGGTCCTTCGCCAACCGATCGCGCGGGTCATCGCCAATGCCGAGACGATCCGTGCAAAGCTAGCAGGGCCTTTGCGCACGGAGTACAGCGATTATGCCGGCAATATCGCTGCCGCCGGTCAACACCTTGCCGGAATGCTCGATGATCTTGCAGATCTGGAAGTTGTAGAGGCACCCGGCTTCTCGACTGCGAAGGATAAAGTCGATCTCGTAGATGTAGCCCGCCGGGCAGCGGGCATACTGGGCGTGCGCGCTCAGGATCGCTCGATCAAACTCGATATTCCCGACGAAGGGGGACATGCGCTTGCATCGGCAGAATTCCGCCGAGTACTGCAAATCCTTATCAACCTGATCGGCAACGCAATCGCCTATTCGCCCGAAGGAAGCGCCGTGACCATAGCCACTGGCAAGAGTGGTTCGGGCATGGTCCAGATTTCTGTCACCGATGAAGGGCCGGGGGTCAGCGAGGAACAGGCGGCGAAGATATTCGACAAGTTCGAGCGCCTTGGGCGCGACGGCGACGATGGCAACGATACCGGTTCAGGATTGGGCCTCTACATTTCGCGTAAGCTAGCGCTGGCGATGGATGGTGACCTGACGCTGGAATCGCCCGCCGATGGGACAAAGGCGCTTGGGGCGCGCTTCACGCTGTCACTACCCGCTTTCGAGTAG
- a CDS encoding Hpt domain-containing protein, whose product MAYENGALDATLAAAAGDDPALMHELRGAFVESARRQLDLLKRSRCDGNWNVAAMRLKGLAASFHAEELLVAAENALLSAPGEPTAIRDIETVLSRFSA is encoded by the coding sequence ATGGCATATGAAAACGGAGCCCTTGATGCGACCTTGGCGGCGGCGGCAGGAGACGACCCTGCGCTGATGCACGAGCTGCGCGGAGCCTTCGTCGAAAGCGCCAGAAGGCAGCTCGACCTGCTCAAGCGTTCGCGCTGCGACGGTAACTGGAATGTCGCGGCCATGCGGCTCAAGGGCCTTGCCGCCAGTTTCCATGCAGAGGAACTGCTGGTAGCCGCAGAGAATGCTCTTTTGTCCGCTCCGGGCGAGCCCACGGCCATTCGCGATATCGAAACGGTTCTGAGCCGCTTTTCGGCGTAA
- a CDS encoding ATPase codes for MAEKNHIVRAINSKAGETAEDAGAQADDSALTLTEEVVEPDQSDWEAEDYFDEPERQRGWLAPAMAIAAVVGWTAFYFWAIQGEMVSAESSFSAQLTRWIVDWSVPVLLIGVGWLIAMRNSRAEARRFADTASMLSAESAQLEHRLNVVNRELSLAREFLAAQSLELESLGRVASEKISTHASELQSLIRDNGAQVDRIGSASETALSNMTQLRDDLPVVANSARDVSNQVANAGRTAHEQLEKLVSGFERLNEFGTASENQVEALGRNVGDILAGFEAQLSQIEHLVTGRFVELQERAGGYRSEITSAEEASLSAMNDRITMLQAETKAVSAKLRDAEIEAMEQLKTTKERFAEDIANTVASLDQLDKQALAAASKRIEALNLEASRFDQRLGLRDARFLEEMERRQDEFETREAQASEIFAQRLADLDEAIAERREAQNAETEKLVAHGKEMTAQLDELGALIERIGEQGDAARANLTEGLGALDEQLAEKRAALAETEQQLGSLTEAGIRLLEIIQSGRQHSREDLSEAIRTAGKELETVEQRAEALSGIMLNASQRGTDLSEYLVKTQETISETDASIEELKSKLAEHSDETLAKLQGLRSGFAKLAEEGHSHADEARQALTQALEALEASTKTAFETLDQGAREKVNALAHELSKDAVEALERALKEKSAESVEKLEQAATHASGVGREATIHLRDQLAKVNELAGNLEQRVARARELAEEQVNNDFSRRMSLITDSLNSNAIDIAGALSQDVSDTAWDAYLKGDRGIFTRRAVRLIDSGDAREISDLYQRDDAFRANVSRYIHDFEKMLRSMLSTRDGNALGVTVLGSDMGKLYVILAQAIERFRN; via the coding sequence ATGGCAGAGAAAAATCATATCGTTCGTGCGATCAATTCGAAGGCGGGCGAAACCGCCGAAGACGCAGGCGCACAGGCAGATGACAGCGCGCTCACCCTGACCGAAGAGGTCGTGGAGCCGGATCAGTCCGATTGGGAAGCGGAAGACTATTTCGACGAGCCCGAGCGCCAACGTGGCTGGCTGGCGCCAGCCATGGCGATCGCTGCGGTGGTTGGCTGGACTGCCTTCTATTTCTGGGCAATCCAGGGGGAAATGGTTTCAGCAGAGAGCTCGTTCTCCGCTCAATTGACCCGCTGGATAGTCGACTGGTCGGTCCCGGTTTTGCTGATCGGGGTTGGCTGGCTGATCGCAATGCGCAATTCCCGCGCCGAAGCACGCCGCTTTGCCGATACCGCGTCCATGCTGAGCGCAGAGAGTGCACAGCTCGAACACCGGCTCAACGTCGTCAATCGCGAGCTCAGTCTCGCTCGCGAATTCCTCGCCGCACAATCTCTCGAGCTGGAATCGCTCGGCCGCGTCGCCAGCGAAAAGATTTCGACCCATGCGTCCGAGTTACAATCGCTGATCCGCGACAATGGCGCACAAGTCGATCGTATCGGCAGCGCCAGTGAAACGGCGCTCAGCAACATGACCCAGTTGCGCGACGATTTGCCTGTTGTCGCCAATTCCGCGCGCGATGTGTCGAACCAGGTAGCCAATGCAGGGCGCACGGCGCACGAACAGCTCGAAAAACTCGTATCGGGATTCGAGCGCCTGAACGAGTTCGGCACCGCGAGCGAGAACCAGGTGGAGGCGCTTGGCAGGAATGTTGGCGATATTCTCGCTGGATTCGAAGCGCAGCTGAGCCAGATTGAGCACCTCGTGACCGGGCGTTTCGTCGAACTCCAGGAAAGGGCAGGCGGCTATCGCAGCGAAATCACGAGTGCAGAGGAAGCCAGTCTGTCCGCCATGAACGACCGCATCACAATGTTGCAAGCAGAGACCAAGGCGGTTTCGGCCAAGCTTCGCGATGCCGAGATCGAGGCGATGGAACAGCTCAAGACGACCAAGGAGAGGTTTGCCGAAGATATCGCAAACACTGTCGCATCGCTTGACCAGCTCGACAAACAGGCCCTTGCCGCGGCAAGCAAGCGTATCGAGGCTCTCAACCTCGAAGCGAGCCGGTTCGACCAGCGACTGGGGCTGCGCGATGCCCGTTTCCTCGAGGAAATGGAGCGCCGTCAGGACGAGTTTGAAACGCGTGAGGCTCAGGCCAGCGAAATCTTCGCGCAGCGGCTCGCCGACCTTGACGAGGCCATTGCTGAGCGCCGCGAGGCGCAGAATGCCGAAACTGAAAAGCTCGTAGCGCACGGCAAGGAAATGACCGCACAGCTCGATGAGCTTGGCGCCTTGATCGAGCGTATCGGCGAACAGGGCGATGCGGCACGCGCCAACCTCACCGAAGGGCTTGGCGCGCTCGACGAACAACTCGCCGAGAAGCGCGCCGCGCTGGCGGAAACAGAACAACAGCTCGGCAGCCTTACGGAGGCGGGCATTCGCCTGCTCGAAATCATCCAGTCCGGTCGTCAACACAGCCGCGAAGACCTTTCCGAAGCCATTCGCACCGCCGGCAAGGAACTGGAGACGGTCGAGCAGCGCGCCGAGGCTCTCAGTGGCATCATGCTGAACGCAAGCCAGCGCGGGACCGATCTGAGCGAATACCTGGTCAAGACGCAGGAGACGATCAGCGAAACGGACGCATCAATCGAGGAGCTCAAATCCAAGCTTGCCGAGCATTCGGACGAAACACTCGCCAAGCTTCAGGGCCTGCGCAGCGGTTTTGCCAAGCTGGCCGAGGAAGGTCACAGCCATGCCGATGAGGCCCGGCAAGCCCTTACCCAAGCGCTCGAAGCCCTCGAAGCGTCTACCAAAACCGCATTCGAAACTCTTGACCAGGGTGCTCGCGAGAAGGTCAATGCGCTTGCACATGAACTCAGCAAGGATGCCGTCGAAGCTCTCGAACGTGCGCTCAAGGAAAAGAGCGCGGAATCTGTCGAGAAACTGGAGCAGGCAGCAACCCACGCCTCGGGTGTCGGTCGAGAGGCAACCATCCATCTGCGTGACCAGCTCGCAAAGGTGAACGAGCTCGCAGGCAATCTTGAGCAGCGTGTCGCGCGCGCACGCGAATTGGCCGAAGAGCAAGTCAACAATGACTTCTCGCGCCGCATGTCGCTTATTACAGATAGCCTTAATTCAAACGCCATCGACATAGCCGGAGCACTATCGCAAGACGTCTCCGACACCGCTTGGGATGCCTATCTCAAGGGTGACCGCGGGATTTTCACCCGGCGGGCAGTCAGGTTGATCGACAGCGGCGATGCGCGTGAGATCTCGGATCTCTACCAGCGGGACGATGCCTTCCGGGCAAATGTGAGCCGTTACATCCACGATTTCGAAAAGATGCTGCGTTCGATGCTTTCGACGCGGGACGGCAACGCGCTAGGCGTGACCGTGCTCGGGTCTGACATGGGTAAGCTCTACGTCATTCTGGCGCAGGCCATCGAACGTTTTCGCAACTAG
- a CDS encoding DUF1467 family protein — protein sequence MAWTSILAIYFLFWVITAFLMLPFGVKTAEEAGEETIPGQAESAPVNFRPRKIVIRATVISAILTSLYVLNFEYGWIGIEALDFLPEPPSKLGSKD from the coding sequence ATGGCCTGGACCTCGATACTCGCGATCTATTTCCTGTTTTGGGTCATAACGGCGTTTCTGATGCTGCCTTTCGGGGTAAAAACAGCCGAAGAGGCAGGTGAAGAAACCATTCCCGGGCAGGCCGAAAGCGCGCCGGTTAATTTCCGCCCGCGTAAGATCGTTATCCGAGCGACCGTAATATCGGCAATCTTGACCAGCCTTTACGTGCTCAATTTCGAATATGGCTGGATCGGGATCGAGGCCCTCGATTTCCTGCCCGAACCGCCGAGCAAGTTGGGCTCAAAGGACTAG